A stretch of Flexivirga aerilata DNA encodes these proteins:
- a CDS encoding regulatory protein RecX, with amino-acid sequence MKPFDSESDALPDFIDPADVPARPAPPAASSAPEAGPGPRRRVEWSGQRSANTRGRGGRGTRGGKAGRRRDREPPADNPDTEPDPHEVARTIVLRQLTMAPRSRKQLADKLRQRGCTDEVAAEVLDRMEEVGLIDDAAYAGMLVRSQQASRGLARGALRQELRRKGVDDEIARAQLDEIDEESERERARALADKKLRSMHGLDATVQTRRLAGMLARKGYSPSVAWSVIREAIADAPEHQPD; translated from the coding sequence TTGAAACCCTTTGACAGCGAGTCGGATGCGCTGCCGGATTTCATCGATCCGGCGGATGTGCCGGCGCGCCCGGCCCCGCCCGCGGCGTCGTCGGCGCCGGAGGCCGGACCGGGTCCACGGCGACGGGTCGAGTGGTCGGGGCAGCGGTCGGCGAACACGCGCGGCCGCGGTGGGCGTGGGACGCGCGGCGGCAAGGCGGGGCGCCGTCGGGATCGCGAGCCACCGGCCGACAACCCCGACACCGAGCCCGACCCGCACGAGGTCGCCCGCACGATCGTGTTGCGCCAGCTCACGATGGCGCCGCGCAGCCGCAAACAACTCGCCGACAAGCTGCGCCAGCGCGGCTGCACCGACGAGGTCGCCGCCGAGGTGCTCGACCGGATGGAAGAGGTCGGGCTGATCGACGACGCCGCCTACGCCGGCATGCTGGTGCGCTCCCAACAGGCGAGCCGTGGCCTGGCCCGCGGCGCGCTCCGCCAAGAGCTGCGGCGCAAGGGCGTCGACGACGAGATCGCCCGCGCACAGCTGGACGAGATCGACGAGGAGAGCGAGCGCGAGCGTGCCCGCGCCCTCGCCGACAAGAAGCTGCGCTCGATGCACGGCCTCGACGCGACCGTGCAGACCCGACGGCTCGCCGGCATGCTCGCCCGCAAGGGCTATTCGCCCTCTGTCGCGTGGTCGGTGATCCGCGAGGCAATTGCGGACGCCCCGGAGCACCAGCCCGACTGA